From a region of the Hymenobacter jejuensis genome:
- a CDS encoding BLUF domain-containing protein, translating into MYRLAYSSIATSPFSETELHEALTQWRDKNSRLNITGMLLYSNGNIFQVLEGHEQDVQSIFATIESDIRHLHVLKVADGTINERDFPDWSMGFKTVTGSQFEHVLGYVDPTKQEFLASHPDQGEGSLVALLKSFATEAQPLS; encoded by the coding sequence ATGTATCGATTAGCTTACTCAAGCATCGCCACCAGCCCCTTCAGCGAGACCGAATTACACGAAGCACTCACCCAATGGCGCGACAAAAACAGCCGCCTCAACATCACCGGCATGCTGCTCTACAGCAACGGCAACATCTTTCAGGTGCTGGAAGGCCACGAGCAGGATGTGCAAAGCATTTTTGCCACCATTGAAAGCGATATTCGCCACCTGCACGTGCTGAAAGTGGCCGACGGCACCATCAATGAGCGCGATTTTCCGGATTGGTCAATGGGTTTCAAGACCGTCACGGGTTCGCAGTTTGAGCACGTACTCGGCTACGTCGACCCAACCAAACAGGAATTCCTGGCTTCGCACCCCGACCAAGGCGAAGGCTCGCTGGTGGCCTTGCTCAAGTCGTTTGCGACGGAAGCGCAGCCTCTCAGTTGA
- a CDS encoding DHA2 family efflux MFS transporter permease subunit, whose product MESGAKKWIIVATVVLCTLLELIDTSIVNVALTQMMGNLSATLSEVSWVIAAYAIANVIVVPLTGFLSEQFGRRNYFGFSVVLFTMASIACGQSTNIWELVAFRFIQGVGGGALMATSQSILIDTFPPKQLPLGQALFGMGVIIGPTIGPTLGGYIVDNYDWPWIFYVNVPVGILATICTFAFIEDPERMKHMKPRPLRELDWQGIVLLILGVGSLQFVLEKGETEDWFESSLINVFTGLSIIGIVGFIWRELTATNPIVDLRVLTRSRNLAVGAILSFVLGFGLFASVFVFPIFTQRILGFTAAQTGLLLLPGALVSGFMMPIIGRALQAGVPQKFMLPFGFGIFFVFTFWMSQKISPTAGQSDFFWPLILRGVGLGLLFLPVTTMSLAGLRGKDGAQAAGLTGMLRQLGGSFGVAIVGTYLERNLAYNRVALLPNISLYDTETQQRLQAFTQNFLSKGFSLMQAQQQAYAALEGTVMKQASLITYAQTFTVLGLFFLGCIPMILLIKRVRNAGPVDLNAAH is encoded by the coding sequence ATGGAATCAGGAGCTAAAAAATGGATTATTGTGGCCACCGTAGTGCTGTGCACGCTGCTGGAGCTAATTGATACGAGCATCGTAAACGTGGCCCTGACCCAGATGATGGGCAACCTTTCGGCCACGCTCTCGGAAGTGAGCTGGGTGATTGCGGCCTACGCCATTGCCAACGTGATTGTGGTGCCGCTCACGGGCTTTCTGAGTGAGCAGTTTGGCCGCCGCAATTACTTTGGGTTTTCGGTGGTGCTGTTCACGATGGCTTCTATCGCCTGCGGGCAAAGCACGAATATCTGGGAACTGGTGGCGTTTCGCTTTATCCAAGGCGTGGGCGGCGGCGCCTTGATGGCCACCTCGCAGTCCATCCTCATCGATACGTTCCCGCCCAAGCAGCTTCCGTTAGGACAAGCTTTGTTCGGCATGGGCGTCATCATTGGCCCGACCATTGGTCCGACGCTGGGCGGCTACATCGTGGATAACTACGACTGGCCCTGGATCTTCTACGTGAACGTGCCCGTCGGCATTCTGGCCACGATCTGCACGTTTGCCTTCATCGAAGACCCCGAGCGCATGAAGCACATGAAGCCACGGCCCCTGCGCGAGCTCGACTGGCAAGGCATTGTGTTGCTGATTTTGGGCGTAGGCTCGCTGCAATTTGTGCTGGAAAAAGGCGAAACCGAAGACTGGTTTGAGTCGAGCCTGATTAATGTGTTCACCGGCCTTTCAATTATCGGCATTGTCGGCTTCATCTGGCGCGAGCTGACGGCCACCAACCCCATCGTGGATTTGCGCGTGCTCACGCGCAGCCGCAACCTGGCCGTCGGCGCGATTCTGTCGTTTGTGCTGGGCTTTGGGTTGTTTGCGTCGGTGTTTGTGTTCCCGATTTTCACGCAGCGCATTCTGGGCTTTACGGCAGCCCAAACCGGCTTACTGCTATTGCCGGGGGCGCTGGTGTCGGGCTTTATGATGCCCATCATTGGGCGGGCGTTGCAGGCCGGCGTGCCGCAGAAGTTTATGCTGCCCTTCGGCTTCGGCATCTTCTTCGTGTTCACGTTTTGGATGAGCCAGAAAATCTCACCCACGGCGGGCCAGAGCGATTTCTTCTGGCCTCTGATTCTGCGCGGCGTGGGACTGGGGCTGCTGTTTCTGCCCGTCACGACGATGTCGCTGGCTGGCCTGCGCGGCAAAGACGGGGCCCAGGCAGCCGGTCTTACGGGCATGCTGCGCCAGTTGGGTGGTTCGTTTGGGGTGGCTATTGTAGGCACATATCTGGAGCGTAACCTGGCCTACAACCGCGTGGCTTTGTTGCCCAATATTTCGCTCTACGACACTGAAACGCAGCAACGTTTGCAAGCCTTCACCCAAAATTTCCTCAGCAAAGGCTTCTCGCTCATGCAGGCCCAGCAGCAAGCTTATGCCGCGCTCGAAGGGACGGTAATGAAGCAGGCTTCGCTCATTACCTACGCCCAGACCTTCACCGTTCTGGGGTTGTTTTTTCTAGGTTGCATCCCGATGATCCTGCTCATCAAGCGCGTGCGCAACGCCGGCCCCGTCGACTTGAACGCCGCTCACTAA
- a CDS encoding DHA2 family efflux MFS transporter permease subunit — protein MESGARKWIIVVTVVLCTVLELIDTSIVNVALTQMMGNLSATQQEVSWVIASYAIANVIVVPMTGFLSEQFGRRNYFGGSVVLFTLASIACGHSTNIWELVAFRFIQGVGGGALMATSQSILIDTFPPKELPLGQALFSMGVIVGPSLGPTLGGYIVDNYDWPWIFYVNVPVGILATIFTFIFIEDPAHIKARIPRPVSQIDWLGIFLLVLGVGSLQLVLEQGETEDWFESTYIISFALLSAIGIIGFIVRELTAKQPIVDLRVIGRSRNLAFGVILSFVVGFGLFASVFVFPIFTQRILGFTAMQTGMILLPSSLVTGAMMPFIGKAIQKGVSQKLMIPFGFAIFFIFTFWMSARISPTAGDMDFFWPLMLRGFGLAFIFLPITTLSLAGLSGKDAGQAAGLTSMIRQLGGSFGVAIVGTYLERSTAYNRVAQLPNISLYNTETTQRLQAFTQGFLAKGYALSQAQQQAYAALEGTLMKQVALITYSQTFTMLGIFFLICIPLVFFMKIKKNAPPVDMSAAH, from the coding sequence ATGGAATCTGGAGCTCGTAAGTGGATTATCGTGGTAACGGTGGTCCTGTGTACGGTGCTGGAATTGATCGATACCAGTATTGTAAACGTGGCCCTGACCCAGATGATGGGTAACCTCTCGGCCACGCAGCAGGAGGTAAGCTGGGTAATTGCCAGCTACGCCATTGCCAACGTGATTGTAGTGCCCATGACGGGCTTTTTATCCGAACAATTTGGCCGCCGCAACTACTTCGGTGGTTCGGTGGTGCTGTTTACGCTGGCTTCTATCGCCTGCGGACACAGCACGAATATTTGGGAATTGGTAGCCTTCCGCTTTATCCAAGGCGTAGGCGGCGGCGCCTTGATGGCCACGTCGCAATCCATTCTCATCGACACCTTCCCGCCCAAGGAATTGCCACTGGGGCAGGCCTTGTTTAGCATGGGCGTAATTGTAGGTCCTTCGCTGGGCCCAACGCTGGGCGGCTACATCGTGGATAACTACGACTGGCCCTGGATCTTCTACGTCAACGTGCCCGTCGGCATTCTGGCCACGATTTTCACGTTCATCTTCATCGAAGACCCAGCGCATATCAAGGCCCGTATTCCGCGGCCGGTCAGTCAAATCGACTGGCTCGGGATTTTCTTGCTGGTGTTGGGCGTCGGCTCGTTGCAGCTGGTGCTGGAGCAGGGCGAAACCGAGGACTGGTTTGAATCGACCTACATTATTTCGTTTGCGCTTCTATCGGCCATCGGCATCATCGGCTTTATTGTGCGCGAACTCACTGCTAAGCAGCCGATTGTCGATCTGCGCGTGATTGGCCGCAGCCGGAACCTGGCCTTCGGGGTCATTCTGTCGTTTGTGGTTGGTTTCGGTCTGTTTGCGTCGGTGTTTGTATTCCCGATTTTTACGCAGCGCATCCTGGGCTTTACGGCTATGCAAACGGGTATGATCTTGTTACCCAGCTCGTTGGTAACGGGCGCGATGATGCCGTTCATCGGTAAAGCCATTCAGAAAGGCGTGTCGCAGAAGCTGATGATCCCATTCGGATTCGCCATATTCTTCATCTTCACCTTCTGGATGAGCGCCCGCATTTCACCCACCGCCGGCGACATGGACTTCTTCTGGCCCTTGATGCTGCGGGGTTTTGGGTTGGCCTTTATCTTCTTGCCTATCACCACGTTATCGTTGGCGGGCTTGTCGGGTAAAGATGCCGGCCAGGCTGCCGGTCTGACCAGCATGATCCGTCAGTTGGGCGGTTCGTTTGGGGTGGCCATTGTGGGCACGTATCTGGAGCGCTCGACGGCGTACAACCGCGTGGCGCAGCTGCCGAACATTTCGCTTTACAACACCGAAACAACTCAGCGTCTGCAAGCCTTCACGCAGGGCTTCCTCGCCAAAGGCTACGCCCTTTCGCAAGCCCAGCAGCAAGCATACGCCGCGCTGGAAGGCACGCTGATGAAGCAGGTGGCCCTGATCACCTACTCGCAAACCTTCACTATGCTCGGGATCTTCTTCCTGATCTGCATTCCGCTGGTGTTCTTTATGAAAATCAAGAAGAACGCACCGCCCGTGGATATGTCGGCTGCGCACTAA
- a CDS encoding HlyD family secretion protein → MATPVQQEPAVAPNPTGAAQPYEPEVEEQGRSRRPFLLIILALLLLVGGYYGWTRYQFAQAHEETDDAQVEGDVYPVLPRVSGPVAEVKVDDNTVVKKGDVLVTIDPADYQQRVNAAQAALAAAQANVVAARAAVGTAQANVGSARSAIGVSDATRARLQKDLQRSAYLRKEDIIPQSEYDAVQANLKSTTAQRSTAQQQVSVAQQQVAAAQQQVAVAQAVVKQRQADLDNALLQLSYTTLKAPTNGYVSKKNVQPGQVVSPGQQLMGIVASDRTWVVANFKETQLEDMKVNQPVSVEVDAYPNEEFQGHIESISAATGARFALLPPDNASGNFVKVVQRVPVKIVLDKVDPEHPLRAGMSVNAVVKVK, encoded by the coding sequence ATGGCAACCCCCGTTCAACAAGAGCCGGCCGTAGCGCCGAACCCAACTGGTGCCGCGCAGCCCTATGAACCCGAAGTAGAAGAACAAGGCCGTTCGCGCCGTCCGTTTCTGCTGATTATCCTGGCCCTGCTGCTGCTCGTCGGTGGCTACTACGGCTGGACCCGTTATCAATTTGCCCAAGCCCACGAAGAAACCGACGACGCCCAAGTCGAAGGCGACGTGTACCCCGTGCTGCCCCGCGTGAGCGGCCCCGTAGCCGAGGTGAAAGTGGACGACAACACCGTGGTGAAAAAAGGCGACGTGCTCGTAACCATCGACCCCGCCGACTACCAACAGCGCGTAAACGCCGCGCAAGCTGCTTTAGCTGCCGCGCAAGCTAACGTGGTAGCCGCTCGTGCTGCCGTGGGCACAGCCCAAGCCAACGTCGGTTCGGCCCGTTCGGCCATCGGGGTGAGCGATGCTACCCGGGCCCGTTTGCAGAAAGACTTGCAGCGTAGCGCTTATCTGCGGAAAGAAGACATCATTCCGCAAAGCGAGTACGACGCCGTACAAGCCAACCTAAAATCGACTACGGCCCAGCGCTCGACGGCGCAGCAGCAAGTATCGGTAGCGCAACAGCAAGTGGCAGCGGCTCAACAGCAAGTGGCTGTGGCACAAGCGGTTGTGAAACAACGCCAAGCCGACCTCGACAATGCCTTGTTGCAGCTCAGCTACACGACCCTCAAAGCGCCGACCAACGGCTACGTGAGCAAGAAAAATGTGCAGCCCGGCCAGGTGGTTTCGCCCGGTCAGCAGCTGATGGGCATCGTGGCCAGCGACCGCACGTGGGTGGTGGCTAACTTCAAGGAAACCCAGTTGGAAGACATGAAAGTCAATCAGCCGGTGAGCGTGGAAGTGGATGCCTACCCGAACGAAGAATTCCAGGGCCACATCGAATCCATTTCGGCGGCTACGGGTGCTCGTTTCGCCCTGCTGCCCCCCGACAACGCTTCGGGCAACTTCGTGAAAGTGGTACAGCGCGTTCCCGTGAAAATCGTGCTCGACAAAGTTGACCCCGAACACCCCCTGCGTGCCGGCATGAGCGTGAACGCAGTCGTGAAGGTAAAATAA
- a CDS encoding universal stress protein gives MTLSAILCPLDFSSASVPVVAYAAALAAATGAELRLVHVLEPQPVLAQPDASPELNVPGQLAAHQATAERAGARVKTVILEGDAAVEIVAEARRHPADLIVIGAHGQTGLTRFLMGNTAEVVVRTAPCATLLVKAGPADEYRQSA, from the coding sequence ATGACCCTATCCGCCATTCTTTGCCCGCTTGATTTCTCGTCTGCCTCGGTGCCGGTGGTGGCTTATGCTGCCGCGCTGGCGGCGGCCACCGGGGCCGAGCTACGCTTGGTACATGTGCTAGAGCCCCAACCCGTGTTGGCCCAGCCCGATGCCAGCCCCGAACTCAATGTTCCCGGCCAACTGGCTGCACACCAAGCGACGGCCGAGCGGGCCGGCGCTCGCGTAAAAACGGTAATACTAGAGGGCGATGCGGCCGTAGAAATTGTGGCCGAAGCACGTCGCCATCCGGCTGATCTGATTGTTATTGGAGCGCATGGCCAAACCGGCCTCACGCGCTTTCTGATGGGCAACACCGCCGAAGTAGTCGTGCGTACGGCCCCGTGTGCTACGCTGCTCGTGAAAGCGGGCCCGGCCGATGAATATCGGCAATCGGCTTAA
- a CDS encoding TolC family protein, with product MLSRLKLAAPLLTLGLLTAGAASAQTPVATTDSLTLDATIKAVMDANPAITSLEEQVNAAQARVAQSRTGYLPYVTGTATYARVDPQVKLPFGDQVLQLAPNNNYDAHITAQYMLLDFGKNDATYNLAKAQGVTAADNIVTARRDLAYNAVQLYYNILFMRESIKVQDEQIASLQQHQREMEKRVQGGVSTKFDVTTTQVRITQAQNAKIDLQNQLHNQQTQLARLLHRPEYAEMPVRGSLAYSAAPVDVNSAIAQAVENRPEVKLARDAENTAEAQLRLIEKSNLPSLGAQVQAGGKNGYIVPNLERFRFNTVAAVQLSVPIYDGNRNKNQRVEASANARSAQSRTQDVQESIRSDVRQAANNIEASSARYANAETQIAQATDALTRARARYRYDVGTNLDVLDAETSLAQARLARVQAIYNYTMGQYQLKRAVGEQIW from the coding sequence ATGCTTTCCCGATTGAAACTTGCTGCGCCACTGCTGACCCTTGGGCTCTTGACAGCCGGCGCTGCTTCCGCCCAAACTCCCGTTGCCACTACTGATTCACTTACGCTGGACGCCACCATCAAGGCCGTAATGGATGCTAACCCTGCCATTACCAGCTTAGAAGAACAGGTAAACGCGGCCCAGGCGCGGGTAGCCCAGAGCCGTACGGGCTATTTGCCGTACGTGACGGGTACCGCCACCTATGCTCGCGTCGACCCGCAGGTAAAGCTGCCGTTCGGCGATCAGGTGTTGCAGCTGGCTCCTAATAATAACTACGATGCCCACATCACGGCGCAGTACATGCTGCTGGATTTTGGCAAAAACGACGCGACCTACAACCTGGCGAAAGCGCAGGGTGTAACCGCCGCCGACAACATCGTGACCGCCCGCCGCGATCTGGCTTACAACGCGGTGCAACTGTACTACAACATCCTGTTTATGCGCGAAAGCATCAAAGTGCAGGATGAGCAGATCGCCTCGTTGCAGCAGCACCAGCGCGAAATGGAAAAGCGAGTGCAGGGCGGCGTAAGCACCAAGTTTGACGTGACAACCACGCAAGTGCGCATCACGCAAGCCCAGAACGCTAAAATTGATCTGCAAAACCAGCTGCACAACCAGCAGACGCAGCTCGCTCGCCTGTTGCACCGCCCCGAATACGCCGAGATGCCCGTGCGTGGCTCGTTGGCTTACAGCGCGGCTCCCGTCGATGTGAATTCGGCTATTGCACAGGCCGTGGAGAACCGGCCGGAAGTGAAGCTGGCCCGCGATGCCGAAAATACGGCAGAAGCCCAGCTTCGGCTGATCGAAAAAAGCAACCTGCCCAGCTTAGGCGCTCAGGTGCAGGCCGGCGGTAAAAACGGCTACATCGTGCCAAACCTGGAGCGCTTCCGCTTCAATACGGTAGCCGCCGTGCAGTTGTCGGTGCCGATTTACGACGGCAATCGCAACAAAAACCAGCGCGTGGAAGCCTCGGCCAATGCTCGGTCGGCGCAGTCGCGCACCCAGGATGTGCAGGAGTCGATTCGCTCGGATGTGCGCCAGGCTGCTAATAATATCGAAGCCAGCTCGGCGCGCTACGCCAACGCCGAAACGCAGATCGCGCAAGCCACCGACGCCCTTACCCGTGCCCGTGCCCGCTACCGCTACGACGTAGGCACCAACCTCGACGTGCTGGATGCCGAAACTTCGCTGGCGCAGGCCCGCTTAGCTCGTGTACAGGCGATTTATAACTACACCATGGGCCAGTACCAACTCAAGCGCGCCGTAGGCGAGCAGATTTGGTAG
- a CDS encoding sigma-54-dependent Fis family transcriptional regulator, with product MPNQEESLLLYLNEAIATTRNKEGLFRIVTEKLRLIFPFDVISIVTIDTEGQYKRLFLRDYFTDLTIPSRHNNRNLRHPIAGTPTERILLDNKIQTLDLQEVAKEYNGESPFNYLIQQGVRFMTVVPLRIAGTSLGVMCLASRRHPHFEPADLSLLGKIGSLVAVAVSNTLAFEEVAQREREKSIQLAVNNALLSIKERGQLFHTVATEINRVVPYDYFGVRIRYRDGTHKAFAEFGKQDDGTFAPLDPDRWNEVPEYGQMEGEAMELFQHPAIYGDESFRRLSDKYRLMRYIAEHRNTRSLLIAPLWVQEDQTAVLSLSSKEEGNFDETDLELIKGLVPQITLTMQNLFAFEQIESLSAQLEQERTYLIDEINTTANFGEFIGQSPTIQPVLTRITQVAPTDTTVLISGETGTGKELVARALHNLSPRRDRALIKLNCAALPAQLIESELFGHEKGAFTGAVDRRIGKFELADGGTIFLDEVGELPLDLQAKLLRVLQEKEFERIGGRRVIHSNARVIAATNRVLEDEVAAGRFRADLYYRLNVFPVRLPALRERPEDIEPLIRFFLEGFTKKMGKPVRGLRERDLRAMQQYSWPGNIRELEHVLEQAVIVSTGPFLEFAGFSAAAAQASPPIPLPDYAPIKTLRDQERDHILAALQRTAGRVSGPNGAAVLLDINPKTLEARMKKLGIQRTVVAS from the coding sequence ATGCCTAATCAAGAAGAATCGCTGCTGTTATACTTGAACGAGGCCATTGCCACGACCCGCAACAAGGAAGGGCTCTTCCGGATCGTGACGGAAAAGCTGCGGTTGATCTTCCCGTTCGACGTGATTTCCATCGTGACCATCGATACGGAAGGCCAGTACAAGCGCCTTTTCCTGCGCGACTACTTCACTGATCTCACGATTCCCTCTCGCCACAACAACCGCAATCTGCGCCACCCCATTGCCGGCACGCCCACCGAACGCATCTTGCTGGACAACAAAATACAAACCCTTGACCTTCAAGAAGTTGCAAAAGAGTACAATGGCGAAAGCCCTTTCAACTACCTGATTCAGCAGGGCGTACGCTTTATGACGGTGGTGCCGCTGCGCATTGCGGGCACCTCCTTGGGAGTGATGTGCTTGGCTTCACGGCGTCATCCACACTTCGAGCCCGCCGACCTGTCGTTGCTGGGCAAGATCGGCAGCTTGGTAGCCGTGGCCGTGAGCAACACGCTGGCCTTTGAGGAAGTAGCGCAGCGCGAACGCGAAAAAAGCATTCAATTGGCCGTCAATAACGCCTTGCTTAGCATCAAGGAGCGCGGCCAGCTTTTCCATACGGTAGCCACGGAAATCAATCGGGTGGTACCCTACGACTACTTCGGGGTGCGCATCCGCTACCGCGACGGCACGCACAAGGCCTTCGCTGAGTTTGGCAAACAAGACGATGGCACGTTTGCGCCCCTCGACCCCGATCGCTGGAACGAGGTACCGGAATACGGGCAGATGGAGGGCGAAGCCATGGAGTTGTTTCAACACCCGGCTATTTACGGCGACGAAAGCTTCCGGCGCTTGTCGGATAAGTATCGCCTGATGCGCTACATCGCCGAGCACCGCAACACCCGCTCGTTGCTCATCGCGCCGCTGTGGGTGCAGGAAGACCAAACGGCAGTACTGTCATTGAGCAGCAAGGAGGAAGGCAACTTCGATGAGACTGATTTAGAGCTGATTAAGGGCTTAGTCCCGCAGATCACGCTCACGATGCAGAACCTGTTTGCTTTCGAGCAGATCGAGAGCCTGAGCGCGCAGCTCGAGCAGGAGCGCACTTACCTCATCGACGAGATCAACACCACCGCCAACTTCGGCGAGTTCATCGGCCAAAGCCCGACCATCCAGCCCGTGCTCACGCGCATCACGCAGGTCGCCCCCACCGACACGACGGTGCTCATTAGCGGCGAAACGGGTACCGGTAAAGAGTTGGTAGCCAGAGCCTTGCACAACCTCTCGCCCCGCCGCGACCGCGCCCTGATCAAGCTCAATTGCGCCGCCTTACCCGCCCAGCTCATTGAAAGCGAACTCTTTGGCCACGAGAAGGGTGCTTTCACCGGAGCCGTGGATCGGCGCATCGGCAAGTTTGAGTTGGCCGACGGGGGCACTATTTTCCTCGACGAAGTGGGCGAGTTGCCGCTCGATTTGCAAGCCAAGTTGCTGCGCGTGTTGCAGGAAAAGGAGTTTGAACGCATTGGGGGCCGCCGCGTAATTCACAGCAACGCCCGCGTGATCGCGGCCACCAACCGCGTGCTGGAAGATGAGGTAGCCGCCGGCCGCTTTCGCGCCGATTTATACTACCGGCTCAACGTGTTTCCGGTGCGGCTGCCGGCCCTGCGCGAGCGTCCCGAAGACATTGAGCCGCTCATTCGTTTTTTCCTGGAGGGCTTCACCAAGAAGATGGGCAAGCCCGTGCGCGGCCTGCGCGAGCGCGACCTACGGGCGATGCAGCAGTACAGCTGGCCGGGCAACATCCGGGAGCTGGAGCACGTGCTGGAGCAAGCCGTGATCGTGTCGACGGGGCCGTTTCTGGAGTTTGCGGGCTTTTCGGCGGCCGCCGCGCAGGCTTCGCCGCCCATTCCACTGCCCGATTACGCGCCCATCAAAACGCTGCGCGACCAGGAGCGCGACCACATTCTGGCGGCGTTGCAGCGCACGGCTGGCCGGGTAAGTGGCCCCAACGGCGCCGCCGTGCTGCTCGACATCAACCCCAAAACCCTCGAAGCGCGCATGAAAAAACTGGGCATTCAGCGCACCGTGGTAGCTTCCTAA
- a CDS encoding M56 family metallopeptidase — translation MPALLLYLVKANGALVLFGLAYYVVLRRLTFYTLNRAFLLFALLFSAAYPLLDIGQLFARQQELGATLQLIAPDWQALAVPTPTGFDYWQLLVSVYWVGMGLMAARLLGQLASLYRLHRTSPPAQVLGMRVRRLSGDLNPFSFGQTIYLNPEQHRPEELPMILQHEQVHVSQGHTLDVLLAQAQVVAFWFNPAAWLLKQAIQENLEFVTDRKVLQTGLDSRAYQYSLVRLNGLAQSSSLVNNFNFLTLKNRIAMINKKRSSAVHLLSYALLLPLVAGLAIACSQPQVEPRKPDASTTVVIASNQKDARTQNHLPDNLLYFVDGQEVSKEKLTQMDPAHIASMNVLKGEAFQKAFGSTAAGVVSVITKGNENSESVLNFNQKYGISLQPAASKAGATQVTIKGTAGDHSTDASLANSLIVIDGQEATNEALRAISPERIESVKVYKGEAAEKEFGAKGKNGVIVVATKK, via the coding sequence ATGCCCGCGCTGTTGCTGTATCTGGTGAAGGCAAACGGGGCTTTGGTTCTGTTTGGTCTGGCTTATTACGTGGTGCTGCGCCGGCTCACTTTTTACACCCTCAACCGGGCTTTTCTGCTGTTTGCGCTGCTTTTTTCGGCAGCGTATCCGCTGCTGGATATCGGGCAGTTGTTTGCGCGGCAGCAGGAGCTGGGCGCTACGCTACAGCTCATCGCGCCGGATTGGCAGGCGCTGGCTGTACCGACGCCAACTGGCTTCGATTATTGGCAACTGCTCGTGAGCGTCTACTGGGTGGGCATGGGCCTAATGGCCGCGCGGCTGCTCGGACAGCTGGCCTCGTTATATAGGCTACACCGGACTTCGCCGCCTGCGCAGGTGCTGGGTATGCGCGTACGCCGCCTTAGCGGCGACTTGAATCCGTTTTCGTTCGGGCAAACCATTTACCTGAATCCTGAGCAGCACCGGCCGGAAGAGCTGCCGATGATTTTGCAGCACGAGCAAGTGCATGTCAGTCAAGGCCATACGCTGGATGTGCTGCTGGCGCAAGCCCAAGTGGTGGCCTTCTGGTTTAACCCTGCGGCGTGGCTGCTGAAGCAAGCCATTCAGGAAAACCTCGAATTCGTTACCGACCGCAAAGTGCTGCAAACCGGCCTCGACAGCCGGGCTTATCAGTATAGTTTGGTGCGGCTTAATGGGCTAGCGCAAAGCTCCTCCTTGGTCAATAATTTCAATTTTCTCACTCTCAAAAACCGTATTGCTATGATTAACAAGAAGCGTTCTTCTGCGGTGCATCTGCTGAGCTATGCGCTACTGCTGCCCTTGGTTGCTGGTTTGGCTATCGCCTGTTCGCAGCCCCAAGTTGAGCCCCGGAAGCCGGATGCCTCGACTACCGTGGTCATCGCCTCCAACCAGAAGGACGCCCGTACGCAGAATCATTTGCCGGACAATCTCTTGTATTTCGTTGACGGCCAAGAGGTTTCGAAAGAAAAACTAACGCAGATGGATCCAGCCCATATCGCAAGCATGAATGTGCTCAAGGGTGAGGCATTTCAGAAGGCGTTCGGCAGCACGGCGGCCGGCGTGGTGAGCGTCATCACCAAGGGCAATGAAAACTCCGAATCGGTGCTGAACTTCAACCAGAAATACGGCATCAGTCTCCAGCCGGCCGCTTCGAAAGCGGGCGCAACGCAGGTCACCATTAAGGGTACCGCGGGCGACCACAGCACGGATGCCAGCCTGGCCAACAGCCTCATCGTGATTGATGGCCAAGAAGCCACAAACGAGGCGCTACGCGCAATCTCCCCCGAGCGCATCGAGTCGGTGAAAGTGTATAAGGGCGAAGCTGCCGAAAAGGAATTTGGCGCCAAAGGCAAAAACGGCGTGATCGTAGTTGCTACGAAAAAGTAA
- a CDS encoding BlaI/MecI/CopY family transcriptional regulator yields the protein MERLTQPEEEAMQVLWQLDGGFTKDVLDQLPEPKPPYTTLASTIRNLERKGYLSSEKLGNSYRFAPLVKAEEYRKRFMSDFVGDYFKNSYKELVSFFAKEKKISASELQEIIDMIENRKPE from the coding sequence ATGGAACGACTGACGCAACCCGAAGAAGAAGCCATGCAGGTGCTCTGGCAGCTGGACGGCGGGTTTACCAAAGACGTGCTAGACCAGCTCCCCGAGCCTAAACCACCCTATACTACGCTGGCTTCCACGATTCGCAACCTGGAGCGGAAGGGCTACCTGAGCAGTGAAAAGCTGGGCAATTCGTATCGGTTTGCGCCGCTTGTGAAGGCCGAAGAATACCGCAAGCGCTTCATGAGCGACTTCGTAGGCGACTACTTCAAGAATTCCTACAAAGAGCTTGTGTCGTTTTTTGCAAAGGAGAAGAAGATCAGCGCCAGCGAGTTGCAGGAAATCATCGACATGATTGAAAACCGCAAACCGGAATAG